A window of Desulfobacterales bacterium genomic DNA:
TCCCCATACCCAGTGAAAATACCAAGGGGATTCTGATTATTCCCACCTTTGACGGCACCATCATGGTCGGTCCCACCGCAGAGGACATCGAAGACCGCTACGATGTTTCCACCACTTACCCGGGCTCCGATCAGGTGTTCGGATTTATCAGCCGGATATGTCCCGCCATCAACGAACGGGATACCATTACTGAATTTGCAGGGCTGCGCGCCGTCAGCAATACCAATGATTTCATCATCGGACCGACCCGCATCAAAGGCTTTATCAATGTAGGCGGCATCCAATCCCCCGGGCTTACCTCGGCCCCTTCCATTGCCGAATATGTCCGTGATATCCTCATGAATGAAGGGCTGGTTTGCAGGGAAAAGGAAGACTTCAAGCCGCAACTGCCGGGCCCGCCGCGGTTCAGCACGTTAAGTGACGCGCAGCAACTCGACCTGGTTGAAAAAAATCCCCTCTTCGGCAGGGTGGTCTGCCGGTGTGAACTGGTGACGGAGGCCGAAGTTCAGATAGCCATTGACCACGGCGCCAGAACCCTGGACGGGATCAAATTCCGCAGCCGCACGGGAATGGGACGGTGCCAGGGCGGGTTCTGCACGACCCGCTGTATGGACATTCTGGCCAAACGATTGGAGCAGGAACTTCAAAAGGTTACCAAGCGCGGCGGAGACTCCTGGATCGTCAAAAAAATGGACAACTAGTGTCAATATTCGACTCCAGAAGGGATTTGCTTTGTTGGAATTTCATTCACTTATTGAAATTACAAGTTAACAACCACCCCTAAAAGGGGTGGCTTAAGGGTGACCCTAAAAGGGTCCACAATGTTGTATTTTCTGTCTCTCACAGAGATCGCTGAGAACACAGAGGGTTAAGATTTTTGGACAGAATCCTTGATCCCGCTATCTTTCGGGACAGGTATCCGGATTCTGTCCAAACCACCGCACTACGCGGTTCAGTTCGAATGTTACAACCATTGATCCAGTTATCATCATAAAGATGGCCCCGAAAGGGCTGATGCTTGATCTGATTCGCCCTCTCAGCGAATCAGATCATAAATAATTTCCTCTGTGCTCTCTGTGTGCTCAAGCGATCCCGCTTCTGCGGGAGAGCGGGTGAGAGAACAAGTAATTCTCATTCCCGCAAAGCATAGCTTGGACCATCAGCATAGCTGTAAGTTTAAGGTGTTAATTAATATGTTAGGACGCGTTGAAAAAAAATACGGGGTGGTGGTGGTCGGGGGCGGGCCTGCCGGACTTGGGGCGGCCCTGGGCGCCCGAGATTACGGTGAAGACAAGGTCTTAATCCTGGACCGCGAACCTGAAGCCGGCGGCATCCTGCTGCAATGCATCCACTCGGGGTTTGGCCTGCACTATTTTAAAGAGGAACTCACCGGGCCGGAGTATGCCCAGCGTTTCATCGAAAAGGTCATCGACCATGATGTGGATATCCTGCCCGCCAGCTATGTATCCAGGATCGCGGCAGACTCCGACGGCATTAAAAAAGTGCGCATCATCAATGAAAAGCGGGGCATCCTGACCGTCGAGGCCCAGGCGGTGGTTCTGGCCATGGGGTGTCGTGAACGCACCCGGGGTGCGGTCCGCATTCCCGGCACGCGTCCCTCCGGCATCCTCACGGCCGGCCTGGCCCAGAAATTCGTAAACCTGATGGGGTACCTGCCCGGCAAAAAAATTGCCATTTTAGGCTCCGGCGATATCGGGCTGATCATGGCACGGCGCCTGAGCCTTGAAGGCTGCGAGGTGGTCGGCGTTTTCGAGCTCATGCCCTATTCCAACGGGCTTTCCCGCAACGTGGTTCAATGCCTGAACGATTTTAATATACCGCTTCACCTGTCCAACACGGTTGCTGCCATTCATGGCCGTGACCGGGTCGAAAAAATTACGGTGGCGCCGGTGGGCAAGGACCTTAAACCGGATCTGGCCCGGGCCTGGGACGTCCCCTGCGATACGCTGCTGATATCCATCGGCCTGATTCCGGAAAACGAACTGACCCAGAACCTGGGAATCAGCCTGGATGTCGCCACCGGCGGCCCGCGGGTTTCCAGCACCCTGGAAACCAGCATGCCGGGGGTGTTTGCCTGCGGCAATGTGCTGCATGTGCACGACCTGGTTGATTTTGTCACCAACGAATCCCTGCTGGCCGGCCGGTTTGCGGCCGAACTGTCCCGGGGGGTCCGCCGGCCCGGTGACAATATCCAGTTGCTTCCCGGGGAAAATGTACGCTACTGTGTCCCCCACACCCTCAACCCAGGTCATAAGCATACCGTATACCTGCGCTGCAAGGCCCCCATGAAACCCTGTAAAATCCGGGTGGGCAATCTGATCGAAAAAAAGCTTCGCTTTGTTTTTCCGGCTGAAATGATCATGTTAAAGCTAAAGCCGGATCTGCTGGATAAATTCCACGGAGACAGCCTGCGGATTGATATTTTGCCCCTGGCAAAGGAAGAACGCAATGACTGAAGCCAAACAATACACCTGTATCGGCTGCCCCATCGGATGCCCCCTGCATCTCGAACATGATGGCAACACGATAAAAGAAGTATCCGGGTACGAATGCGACCGCGGCGCCAAGTATGCCCACCAGGAATTTATTGATCCGCGCCGGAGTTTGAGCACTACCGTTGCCATTTCCGGCGCCATGTGGCCGCGTCTGCCGATAAGGACTTGCAAGCCAATTCATAAGGATCAGGTCCTGGAAGCTGTGCGTAAAATCCAAGCCTTGAAGTTACAAGCGCCGGTTAAAATGGGTCAGGTGTTGATCAGGGACTTCATGGGTGAGAAGGGTATCGACGTAGTCGCCTGCCGCACCATGAAGCGGGCGGATGAATCATCTTGAACCGCAACAGCGAGCGCATTCCCCGTCCCGCCGGGGCGGGGCTGCGGGGTTAGCGAGCGAATCTAAAAATTAGATCAAAAATCCTTACGGTCGAAGATTCCCTGTCCCGCCAAGGCGGGACTGCAGGGTTCTTCAATTTTTAGAACCACCTTTTGAATGCCCGGAACCGTTAAAGCGGTTGTCAAAAAAACGTTCCGTCATTCCAACGGTTTTTTCTACAACCGCTTATACCGCAATTCATTGTTTCGGAACTTTATTATGGAAAGCGGTATAATTACATAAAAAATTTCAATAGGAGGAACATATGGGATTCGTTTTACCTTTGGACAAAATGACGACCGAGGACAAAATTGTGGCAATGGAGCAAATCTGGGATGATCTCTGCCGCAACCCTGAATCTGTATCTTCACCTCCATGGCATGAGAAGGTCTTATCGGCAAGAAAAAAAAGCATCCAGGAAGGGAAAGCCAAGTTTTCCGATTTTACCGCAGCCAAGGATAGGATCAGGAAATCCGCAGATATAAATGGGGTCAAACCTTGATTTTTGATTTAAATACCCCAGGTTTCATGCCCTTTTTACCCCTTTCCCTTATGCTTTCTGTTTTTCCTTGACCGTGAATTCTATTCGCTTACGAGGCTTCGACTCGGTTTCAAGTAATTGCTTTATGGCCTCGAAAACGATTTGAAACTGCTGGTCATACTTTTTTTCCATAGTCTCGATTTTTTTCTTGAGATCTTCGTGAGTCGACAACATCCGACGAAGCTGAGTAAAGGCCCTCATGATCTGTATGTTCGCCTGAACAGCACGCTTGCTCCTAAGGACACTTGACAACATCGCGACACCTTGTTCCGTAAAGGCTAAAGGAGCATATCTTAATCCCATTTTATCAGAATTGGAGATGCCAAATTGGCACCTCCAATCTTCCATCTCCTTTTTAGTCAATTCGATCATAAAATCTTTGGGGAAACGGTCTATGTTCCGTCTAACAGCTCTTTTGAGTTGGGCGGTATCAACTCCGTAAAGCTCGGCCAGATCACGATCCAGCATAACTTTTTGACCTCGAATGAAATATATTTTACTGGTAATCCGTTCAACAGGAACTGTCGTATCCATTAGATGAAATCCTTTCTGGATTCCGCCTCATTTTCAAGCGCATAGAGTTTTTTGATGACGAAATAGACATATTGATAGCATTTATTTTCAGCTATTTCGGAACTTCGAAATAGCTGATAGGCGCCGGGAACGGAAAAATCAATACCCAGAAGTTCCTGACAAGTTACATGTTCAAATTTTTCGGTAAACTCCCTACACATAGATGGTCGTATTCTTCTATGGAAGAGCTGACCCCGGCAAGCGAGGTAAAGATTATAGAAAAGGGGTCAAGTCCCCGTTAAATACTGAAAAAAGATTTAACAGGATAAATCTGCTCTTGTCTCTTGATTAAATTATCCCCTCCTGGAATATTTGATATTTCTAATGCTATTCATCATTGCCTGTTTCAGGGAGTACGTCTTTCCAGAGATTTTCCGGAACAAGGGCCTGATCGGCCTCGACGCCGATCCGATAAATCGTCCGGCCCTCCCTGGTGGTAAGTTTCTCCCACCGGGTTGTCCCGCGGATGGCATGGTCCTCGACAAAATCCAAAGTGATATTGACCTTTTCTCCAGGGAGAATTTCTCGGTCTGAGATCAAACCGACGCCGCCCCTGCTGATATTGATCATTGCCGCGGGAACATTTTCGCCATTTTTGCGAATGGTTACCCCGAGTTTAATTTCGTGCCGTGGATTTTTTCTGCGTTCCGCTTCACCCATTTTCAAATTCCTTCTCAATACCTTGGATCAAACCCGGTTCTTGATTAAAACGCCCCGGTTTTATTTTATGACTATTTTTTGCCTTTTCTGTTAGTTTTCCTTTTTTTTGAGATCACAATTTGTGACCTCAAGATAGGGCAGCTTCGGTAAATTTCCGAGCTAATGAGCCGGAGCAATTTTCCAGGGCGCGATACCCCTCCTGATGCGCTGCAAGCAATCTGATAATTCCCTTGCGATTCGTAAGGTACTATTAACTCTAAAACCCGGCCGGGCAAAAGGCGAGTGGCTGTCTGGAAGATGTTTTGTCCCTTGTTCAAAACGCTACCTATGACTCAGGTTGTCGGTGCGATGGAAAGAACACGGTATGGCTGAGAATATTAGCTGATAATGAATATATATTCATTAAGGATATGTCAATAAAAGAACGGCTAAGGGAGTTAGGCTGAAGGCTGAAGGTGCACGGCAAAAAAAGAACGGCTCAGGGCTCACGGCCCAAGGCAAAAAAGTAAGAGCTGATGAGCAAGTAAGCTGGGCGGCTTAAAGGCTTGGATGCTGGGAGACTGTATGGCTGGGATGCTATGAAGCGATGAGAAAGTTAGAGGCCGATTTGATTGTTTCATATATCTCCCCAGCCCCCAGGATATCAGCCAGCTAAAAAACCGTCGATATGTCTGACATATGAGCAATGGGATTCTGTATAAAAAATTAGAAAAAATCAGAATATAATTGGAAAATTCAGGATCATGTCAGAATCATGCATTTTTGCGGGTTTAGAGAGAGGTAGACTTCCTGGCCCTCTTCCTGCGGCAGGTGATGGGAAACCTGCACCCGGATCATGGAGCTGTTTACATTGACGAAAAGGAACAAAAAGTTGCCCAGGTAGGCCTTATGTGCAATGGCGCCCTTGAACACGTTCTCCCCGCTTTGGGGCGGCTGCGCGAACACTTCCACATCCTCGGGGCGAATGGAAGCATAGATTTTTTCGCCCGCTGCCGCTGCCTTGCCGGCAGAGATCCGGCACAGCAACTTCTCGCAGAATTCAGTGCGCACAGAAACCGCGCCTGTATCCCCAAGGACCTGGACCACCTCACCCGGGATAAAGTTCATGGTGCCGATGAAGTCAGCCACAAATCTATTGGCGGGCTTGTCATATATCTCGTCGGGCGTGCCGATTTGCTCCACGTTTCCCGCATTCATGACTACGATTCGATCCGACATCACCATGGCCTCGGCCTGGTCGTGGGTGACGTAGACCGAAGTAATGCCCATGCGTTTAACCAGGCTCTTGATCTCAAATCTCATTTTTTCCCTGAGTTTGGCATCCAGGTTGCTCAACGGCTCGTCCAGCAGCAATACTTTGGGATTTCTGATGAGCGCCCGCGCAAGGGCCACCCGCTGCTGCTGGCCGCCGCTGAGCTGCGACGGGTATCTGTCTCCCAGGCCCTCTAAACCGACCAAATCCAGCACCTGTTGCGCCCTTTCCCGGATAGTCTGCCGGGACAATCCCTGAAGCCTCAGACCGTAAACAATATTGTTGGTCACCTTCATATGCGGCCATACGGCATAGTTCTGAAAAACCATGCCGATGCCTCTTTTGGCCGGCGGGACAAACCCTTTTGAGAGCATCGGTTTGCCGTCAATAACGATATCTCCCTCATCCGGCCGCTCCAATCCGGCGATACAACGCAAGGTGGTGGTTTTGCCGCATCCGCTGGGTCCCAGCAGCGTTAACATTTCGCCCTGGTTTACCTCCAGTTGGATGTGATTCACCGCCACGACGCTCTTAAAACATTTGAACAGGTTCTGGATTTCGATAAATGCCATCTAACTTATCTCCTTCAGTCGTCGCCTTGATGTCAGGAACACTTTTAAATAACCTTATGCGGGTTCCAATCGTTACTTGCCGCCGGGACCCCAGGCCGCTTTGAGGATCCCGCCGCCGATTCTGGCAATGATCAACAGCAGAATAAAGGTGATCACGATCATCATAAACGCCATGGCAGCGGCGATACCGAATTCCATGCCACGGTGCCAGTTCAGATAGATGCCGATGGGCAGGGTTTCCCATCCGCCTCGATAGAGGAATATCGCTGTGGAAATTTCCTGGAACGCCATGATGAAAAACATCACAACGCCCACAAGGACCCCTTTGACCAGCAACGGCAAAGATATCCGCATGAAAGTTTGAACCTTTCCCACCCCGGATACTTCCGAAGCCTCCTCCAGCGAAATATCCAGTTGCAGATAGGCGGAATGGGCCATTCGCAAAAAATAAGGAAGCCGGCGGGCAAATAGGGCCAGGGGCATGATAATCCAATGCGTTGCCAGGGGGATGCCCTCCCAGAAGGCCAGCATGTAACTCACGCCGACTGCCATGCCCGGGAAGGCCAGCATCAGTGTGATCACAAAGTCAAGTGCGTCTTTACCCGGAACCCGGGTGCGCACGATAATATAGGCGGCCGGAAGGCCAAAGGCGACCCCGAAAAGCAGGGCGATTCCGCTGAAAACGAATGAATTTTTGATCAGACCCGGGGACTCCTGCAGGATCACCCTGAAATTTTCAAGGGTCCAGTATGTCGGGAGCGGTTCAAAGACCCATCTTCTGGAAAAAGCCGATAACCCCAAGACGACCGGGATCAGCAGAACCAGCAGGGCGATGAAAATCATGTACCCGTATGCACCGGCTTTGAGTACCGGTCCCGGCTCGATCACCCGGCCTTCGGACGTTGTCCCCTTTGAAAGACCGGTATACTTTCGCTTCTCAACCCACCACCTGGCAAGTAAAAAGAGGGCAATGCAAACAAGGGAGGAAACCACCACCGCCACAATCCCCATGTACTTGCGATGCACATCGGTAAAGTGATAGGCGATGTTGATGTATGCAACCGAGGGAAGAAAATCCACCTGCCCCAAAATCAGCGGCGTCAGCCAGTCCGTAAACGGCCAGAGGAATACGATGACGGCTCCGGCCAGGTAATTCGGCGTGCACAGCGGCAGCGTGATGGTGAAGAATCTCCGGAAGCCGCTGGCGCCCTCGACTTCGGCAGCTTCTTCAAAAGAAGGGTCGATGTTGGTAAAGCCCGCGGAAAGGCTCAGGACGATGAACGGAAGCATGTGCAGGGCCTGAACGAATACCAGGCCATGCAGCCCGTAGATGAAGTTGATTGGGGCCTTGGTCAGGCCTGCTTCCATTAAAAGCAGGTTCAGGGTGCCGAATTTTCCGAAAAAAATGATGAATGCAAACACGCCGGCATAGGCGGGCAAGACGATCGGCAGCAGGATCAGGGCCGTGAAAACCGTTTTGCCCCGCTGCCGGTAGCGCGCCATAATATAGGACAGCGGCACACCGAATAAGGTGGTCGTCAAGAGCACCAGGGTGCTCAGTACCAGGGTATTTCCAAAGGTTTTGAGGTAATACGTGTCCTGGAAGAATTCCAGGTAATTGTTGATGCCGAAGCTGTCGGTGCCGGCGATTTTAAAGCTTTCCAACACCAGAAACGACAGGGGATAAATCACGAGAAAGGCGATGATCAGCCATAGAAATGATGCCAGAAAGATATTGCCGCGCGGCATGTCATATCCTTTCCTGTCTACTACATAATGTGCGGGCGAATGGTAGCTTGCCCGCACTTTATGCATAGAGAGTATTCGGTCGAATTGGGATAATTCTCGCTACGCGCGTCGCCGTCGCAGCGCGATTATCACTGCCGTCACTGAAATCAAGACAGCTATAACTATTGCCAAGATGAGTCCCGTCGGCAAACCCGCTGCAGCGGGGAGAGCGCGTGCCTCCGATGCAGCCAGACGGGCTCCTGCATAGTCTCCGTCTGACTCAAAGAGCTTTCTGGCTTCTCTTATTTTCGACTCAGCTTTCGTAATGTCTTTATTCTGGGCTTTGGCCGCACCAACTTCTCCCTCAACTTCTTCTATCAAGAACAGGCTGCTTTTCAACTCGCCCCACTTTCTGTAAATCTCATACTCGTAGTAGCGGTTGACTTCGTCCCATCGCTTCGTGGCAAGATCCAGATCGTATTCGATGAACCCGACCTTCAGATCCCAGAAGTTATCAACGCCCAGCGCCTCCTTGGCGTGCTTGGCCATGGAGACGCCTTCTTTTTCCCATTCGGAAAAATTAATGTCCGTCCGGGCCGTGAAGTAACCGCCTTCGAGGACATATTTCTGACCCTCCATGCTGAACAGCCAGTCCAGGAATATTTTTCCAACCGCCTCATTGGGCGCATTTTTCAGCAACGCCACCGCTTCCGGAACCAGGATGGTTTTGTCGGGGAGCAGGTCCCGCACCGGATAGCCGTCTTTGCGGGCAACCATCGCGTTCATCTGGGGCTGGGCGATCCCGATGGGCACTTCGCCACGGCTGATCGTGTGAGTAGTGTCCGTGCTGCCGGTGGAAAAACGGGCCAACTGGGCCGCCAACAATCGGTTATAGGCCCATCCTTCTTTTTCCCCGAATCCCTGGAGGAGGATTTCCACCACCTCGTGCTGCGTGCCGGAGGCATACGGCAGGGTATGTACAATGTTGCCTCTGTAAATCGGGTTGAGCAGGTCTTTCCAGGTTTTGGGCGGCGGCAGGCGCAGGCTTTTCAGGACTTTCTCGTTGTAGAGGTTGGTGACGATCCAGGGGGAGAAACAGGTCCAAAGATCACCGCTATCCTTTACCTTCATTCCGTGCCACTCGGCCGGAACCTTGTCCCAGCCCTTTGGCCGGTAAGGCACGATGAGCCCTTCTTTTTTCAAGACCTCATGGGCCGGCGCACCGGCCCCCAGAAAAATGTCGGCATCGGGTTTGTCACCCCAGGCCCTGACCTTGTCCAGGCAGACCGGCCACCCACCAGGACGAACAAACGTAATGTCCACGTCTTTGTTATAGGTCTTCTTGTAGTACTCTTTAAATCCCTTGGTGAGACTGTCGGACAACTCCTTGTAGACCGGACCGACCCAGCCGATTTTGTCTGCCGCCTGCGTTTCCGACGCAAAAACCGGCAGGAGCAGCAGCGCCATAGAAAGAACAAGGCAGATGGTTGTGATCAAGTTTCTCTTACGCATTTCGACCTCCTTTGTGGTGATGTTGATAAATTTTAAAAGAATAAAATCGTAAAACCCGCAATCACCGATTGCCGTAAATGCTTTCCCCGCAATTCTAAATCACGGCATCCTGACCTCCTGTGTTCACCTCGATTTGTTTTTTTGA
This region includes:
- a CDS encoding FAD-dependent oxidoreductase; this translates as MLGRVEKKYGVVVVGGGPAGLGAALGARDYGEDKVLILDREPEAGGILLQCIHSGFGLHYFKEELTGPEYAQRFIEKVIDHDVDILPASYVSRIAADSDGIKKVRIINEKRGILTVEAQAVVLAMGCRERTRGAVRIPGTRPSGILTAGLAQKFVNLMGYLPGKKIAILGSGDIGLIMARRLSLEGCEVVGVFELMPYSNGLSRNVVQCLNDFNIPLHLSNTVAAIHGRDRVEKITVAPVGKDLKPDLARAWDVPCDTLLISIGLIPENELTQNLGISLDVATGGPRVSSTLETSMPGVFACGNVLHVHDLVDFVTNESLLAGRFAAELSRGVRRPGDNIQLLPGENVRYCVPHTLNPGHKHTVYLRCKAPMKPCKIRVGNLIEKKLRFVFPAEMIMLKLKPDLLDKFHGDSLRIDILPLAKEERND
- a CDS encoding DUF1667 domain-containing protein, with protein sequence MTEAKQYTCIGCPIGCPLHLEHDGNTIKEVSGYECDRGAKYAHQEFIDPRRSLSTTVAISGAMWPRLPIRTCKPIHKDQVLEAVRKIQALKLQAPVKMGQVLIRDFMGEKGIDVVACRTMKRADESS
- a CDS encoding addiction module protein; protein product: MGFVLPLDKMTTEDKIVAMEQIWDDLCRNPESVSSPPWHEKVLSARKKSIQEGKAKFSDFTAAKDRIRKSADINGVKP
- a CDS encoding ORF6N domain-containing protein, giving the protein MDTTVPVERITSKIYFIRGQKVMLDRDLAELYGVDTAQLKRAVRRNIDRFPKDFMIELTKKEMEDWRCQFGISNSDKMGLRYAPLAFTEQGVAMLSSVLRSKRAVQANIQIMRAFTQLRRMLSTHEDLKKKIETMEKKYDQQFQIVFEAIKQLLETESKPRKRIEFTVKEKQKA
- a CDS encoding PilZ domain-containing protein, which produces MGEAERRKNPRHEIKLGVTIRKNGENVPAAMINISRGGVGLISDREILPGEKVNITLDFVEDHAIRGTTRWEKLTTREGRTIYRIGVEADQALVPENLWKDVLPETGNDE
- a CDS encoding ABC transporter ATP-binding protein translates to MAFIEIQNLFKCFKSVVAVNHIQLEVNQGEMLTLLGPSGCGKTTTLRCIAGLERPDEGDIVIDGKPMLSKGFVPPAKRGIGMVFQNYAVWPHMKVTNNIVYGLRLQGLSRQTIRERAQQVLDLVGLEGLGDRYPSQLSGGQQQRVALARALIRNPKVLLLDEPLSNLDAKLREKMRFEIKSLVKRMGITSVYVTHDQAEAMVMSDRIVVMNAGNVEQIGTPDEIYDKPANRFVADFIGTMNFIPGEVVQVLGDTGAVSVRTEFCEKLLCRISAGKAAAAGEKIYASIRPEDVEVFAQPPQSGENVFKGAIAHKAYLGNFLFLFVNVNSSMIRVQVSHHLPQEEGQEVYLSLNPQKCMILT
- a CDS encoding iron ABC transporter permease — translated: MPRGNIFLASFLWLIIAFLVIYPLSFLVLESFKIAGTDSFGINNYLEFFQDTYYLKTFGNTLVLSTLVLLTTTLFGVPLSYIMARYRQRGKTVFTALILLPIVLPAYAGVFAFIIFFGKFGTLNLLLMEAGLTKAPINFIYGLHGLVFVQALHMLPFIVLSLSAGFTNIDPSFEEAAEVEGASGFRRFFTITLPLCTPNYLAGAVIVFLWPFTDWLTPLILGQVDFLPSVAYINIAYHFTDVHRKYMGIVAVVVSSLVCIALFLLARWWVEKRKYTGLSKGTTSEGRVIEPGPVLKAGAYGYMIFIALLVLLIPVVLGLSAFSRRWVFEPLPTYWTLENFRVILQESPGLIKNSFVFSGIALLFGVAFGLPAAYIIVRTRVPGKDALDFVITLMLAFPGMAVGVSYMLAFWEGIPLATHWIIMPLALFARRLPYFLRMAHSAYLQLDISLEEASEVSGVGKVQTFMRISLPLLVKGVLVGVVMFFIMAFQEISTAIFLYRGGWETLPIGIYLNWHRGMEFGIAAAMAFMMIVITFILLLIIARIGGGILKAAWGPGGK
- a CDS encoding extracellular solute-binding protein; amino-acid sequence: MRKRNLITTICLVLSMALLLLPVFASETQAADKIGWVGPVYKELSDSLTKGFKEYYKKTYNKDVDITFVRPGGWPVCLDKVRAWGDKPDADIFLGAGAPAHEVLKKEGLIVPYRPKGWDKVPAEWHGMKVKDSGDLWTCFSPWIVTNLYNEKVLKSLRLPPPKTWKDLLNPIYRGNIVHTLPYASGTQHEVVEILLQGFGEKEGWAYNRLLAAQLARFSTGSTDTTHTISRGEVPIGIAQPQMNAMVARKDGYPVRDLLPDKTILVPEAVALLKNAPNEAVGKIFLDWLFSMEGQKYVLEGGYFTARTDINFSEWEKEGVSMAKHAKEALGVDNFWDLKVGFIEYDLDLATKRWDEVNRYYEYEIYRKWGELKSSLFLIEEVEGEVGAAKAQNKDITKAESKIREARKLFESDGDYAGARLAASEARALPAAAGLPTGLILAIVIAVLISVTAVIIALRRRRA